In one window of Candidatus Abyssobacteria bacterium SURF_5 DNA:
- a CDS encoding transcriptional regulator: protein MKLAFIIYGNAIDPDVAEVLENLGLQSYTKWSEVIGKGKTSGPRLGSHVWPGINSMMMLAIGDEHVAPLADALKVLKERFSHEGLKLYVLPVDQAL, encoded by the coding sequence ATGAAACTGGCCTTTATCATATACGGCAATGCCATAGATCCGGACGTCGCCGAAGTGCTTGAAAACCTCGGGCTGCAGAGCTATACGAAATGGAGTGAGGTTATTGGAAAAGGGAAGACAAGCGGCCCGCGACTGGGAAGCCATGTGTGGCCGGGAATCAATTCAATGATGATGCTTGCGATCGGCGACGAACATGTCGCCCCCCTTGCCGATGCTCTCAAGGTGCTCAAAGAGCGGTTTTCTCATGAAGGGCTGAAGCTGTACGTCCTTCCCGTGGATCAGGCGCTTTAG